The Microbacterium sp. LWH7-1.2 genome window below encodes:
- a CDS encoding 2-phosphosulfolactate phosphatase, which produces MPESPFDQRRYQVRHDWGIEGLRRLAPADVVVVVDVLRFSTAVTDAVTGGDSVAFDGSAHAVSINGAAVAQAAGESGAVVLLGCLRNAAAVARAVLDIQHERAARTSIAVIAAGELAGSATGAPLRFAVEDHLGAGAIVGALGTLGVDHTSPEAAAACEAFRGLRGAVRHLLTAAGSGQELLARDARDEVLNAAAVDAASVVPILRDGAFVAY; this is translated from the coding sequence ATGCCCGAGAGCCCGTTCGACCAGCGCCGCTACCAGGTCCGTCACGACTGGGGGATCGAGGGGCTGCGGCGCCTTGCGCCCGCCGACGTCGTCGTGGTGGTCGACGTGCTGCGGTTCTCGACAGCGGTCACCGACGCTGTGACCGGGGGTGACAGCGTCGCCTTCGACGGGAGTGCGCACGCGGTGTCGATCAACGGTGCGGCAGTGGCTCAGGCGGCGGGAGAGAGCGGAGCCGTGGTGCTGCTCGGATGCCTCCGCAACGCGGCCGCGGTCGCCCGGGCGGTGCTCGACATCCAGCACGAGCGCGCCGCACGCACCAGCATCGCCGTGATCGCGGCGGGCGAGCTCGCCGGAAGCGCGACCGGTGCTCCGCTGCGGTTCGCGGTCGAGGACCACCTCGGCGCCGGCGCGATCGTCGGCGCCCTCGGCACCCTCGGCGTCGACCACACCTCACCGGAAGCAGCGGCCGCGTGCGAGGCGTTCCGCGGGCTGCGCGGCGCCGTACGCCACCTGCTCACCGCCGCCGGCTCGGGCCAGGAGCTTCTCGCCCGCGACGCCCGCGACGAGGTGCTGAACGCGGCCGCGGTGGACGCAGCATCCGTCGTCCCGATCCTGCGCGACGGGGCGTTCGTCGCGTACTGA